AGGACCGGGCATCCGGCGGTGCGGGAATGACCCGCGAATCTGGCAGAAGAGTCGAGAAACTTGTACGCCGAGTACGCTTCTTGTGGCACTAGGTGGCCGTTGGCCGGATCGGGTCGTGACAGGACCCGGGGTGGGTGGTCACAATGGGCGGTCCGGCCCGAGATGCGGGTGACGGAACAGGGAAGGGCCGTCGGCGGTTATGGGGAATGGCGAGATGGCGGCGGACGATGCGCTGACCGTACGGATCGCCGCCGCGATGACCGCGGCGCAGTCGGGTGGGCATGCGACGGCGGCCGCGGAGATCGAGGCGATCCGGACCGAGCTGGGCGGCGTGCCGAGCTACCGGCTGGCGGCCGCCGAGTACGTCCGGGGCGTCACGGCGCACCATGCCAGCGATGCCGACGAGGCTCTGCGCGCGGTCGACGCGTGTATCGAGATCGCCCGCGCGATCGACGAACCGGGCTGGGAAGCGAACGCGCTGCCGATCCGCATCATCAACCTCGCCCGCAGCGGCCGCGGCGGCGACACGGTCAACGACCTGGTCGCCGCTGAAGCAGCCTTGAATCGCACCAGGGACGCCGGCCTGACCGCCTGGGCACACACCGGCCTCGGCTACGCGTACGACGTCCTGCGGCTTTTCGAACTGTGCATTCCGCATTACGAGCTCGCCACCCAGCTGGACGTCGACGTCTTCGAGCTGGCCGAGTCGCCGGCCATCAACCGGCTGAACCTCGCCGAGACGTACCTGCGCTGGGCGCACGAGCTCGAACGCCTCGGTGATCCTTTGTATACAAGGGAGATCGAGGAGCGTCTGGCGTCCGCGGCGTACTGGGCGCGCGAGGCCGAGCGTGTGGTGGTCGACGACGAGACCCAGGAGTTCTGGAAACTCAGCGCCCGGCTCTGGATCGCCGCCGCGGCGACCGCCCAGGACCCGGATCAGGCGGTCGCCGACCTGACCGAGATCCGCGACGAGATCAGCAAGCTGGGCGAGACCGAGCGGCTCGCGATCGCCGGCGCCTACCTCGCGCGGGCCCTGCAGGCGCAGGGGAAGTCCGAGGAGGCCAAGGCCGCGGCGGACCGCGCGGCCGACGACCTGATTCCGTTGGCCGACCCATCGACCCACGTCCTGGTGCTGCAGACCCGGTCGGAGGTCGAAGCGGCCGACGGTACGACGGGTGCCCAGGCGGGACTGGCCTACGCGCGCTCGGTTGCGCGGGGCTGGTGGAAGGAGCGGCAGCGCGCGCTGAACGCCGTACGGCATGCGCTTGCCGCGCACGACCTGCCGGCCCGGCACGACGCCGAGTGGCACGCGGCGCGGCAGGATCCGCTGACCGGGGTGGGAAATCGCCGCGCCCTCGACGAGCGGCTGACCGCGGCCCGGGACTCCGGCCGGGCGGTGACGTTGCTGGCGATCGACGTCGACGATCTGAAGCTCGTCAACGACACGTTCGGGCACGCCTGCGGGGACGAATTGCTGCAGGTTGTTGCAAATCTCCTGGTAGAACAGGCGCGAGCAACCGATGCCGTGATTCGATCGGGTGGCGACGAGTTCTTCGTGGTGCTCGACCAGCCCGACGCCAAGGGCGGTGCCCAGCTGGCCGAGCGGATCCGGATCGCCGTCGAGGCGATCGCGGCGACGACGCAGAAACCGTGGCTGCGCCGGCTCGGACTGAGCGTCGGGTACGCCGCGACCGCCGAAGGAATCGCCGTTGAGCAGTTGATCTCCCAGGCGGACCGGCGCCTGTACAGGGAGAAGCGCCGTAAGAAGTGACGAAGGGTGGGGAGGTGTGGTGCGGGAGACGTCCGGGGTGACGACGCGGATCGCGGCAGCGATGACGCGCGCGCAGTCGGGCAGTCCGGCCGAGGCGGCGCTCGAGCTGAACGCGCTGCTCCTCGAGCTGGGCCCGGAGCCCACTCACGAACGCGCCGCCGCGGAGTACGTGCGAGCCGTCGCCGCGCATCACGCCACCGATTCGATCGAGGCGCTGGACGCCGTCGACAGCTGTATCCGGGTCGCCCGCGCGATCGACGAGCCGGGCTGGGAGGCGAATGCGATCGCGCTCCGGATCGTCACCCTGATCCGGACCGGCGAGGGCGGTGACTCGGTCGCCGACCTGGTCGCCGCGGAGAACGCACTGTCCCGGACCCGCGACCTCGGCCTGGCGAGCTGGGCACACACCGGCCTCGGCTACGCCTACGACCTGCTCCGGCTGTACGAGCTGTGCATCCCGCACTTCGAGCTCGCCGCCGAGGGCGACCACGACCCACTCGGCCTGCCCGAGGCGCCGGCGATCAACCGGCTGAACCTGGCCGAGTCGAACCTGCGCTGGGCCCACGAGCTCGAGCGGCTCGGCGACACGACGTACGACGAGGAGATCACGGAACGTCGGCGCGCCGCGCACCGCTGGGCGGGTGAAGCGGTCGAGGTGATCCTCGCGGCCGACCTGCTCGGGTACTGGCCGATGGCCGGGCGGATGTGGCTCGCGGCGAGCAACGACGGCGCGGACGCGGGTGAGGCCGCGGTGATCCTGAAGGACTGCCGGGACCAGCTGGCCAAGCTCGGTGATCTCGAGCTGGCCGCGATCGCGGGCGCCTACCTGGCCAAGGCGTACATGGCGCGTGACCGGATCGGTGAGGCGATGGACGCCGCGGACCGGGCGGCGAGTGACCTGCCGCCGACGTCGGATCCGCCCGTGGAGGCGCTGATCCGGCACACCGCCGTACAGATCAGTGCGGAGTCCGGAGACACTGGTGCGTCCTCCGGGCTGCAGTACGCACGGGCGATCAGCCGCGGCTGGTGGGCGGAGCGGTTGCGCGGGCTGTACGCCGTACGGAGCGCGCTGGCCAACCACGAGCTCTCGATCCGGCACGATGCCGAGTGGCGGGCGGCGCGTGAGGATCCGCTGACCGGCGTGGGGAATCGGCGGGCGCTCGACGAGCGGATGTCGGTCGCGCAGGCCTCCGGCCGCTCGATCGCGGTGATCGCGATCGACGTGGACAACCTGAAGGTGATCAACGACAGCTACGGGCACGCCAGCGGCGACGAGGTGCTGCGGCGGGTCGGGACGCTACTGACCGAGCAGTGTCGCGCGGAGGACGTCGTGGCGCGCGCGGGCGGGGACGAGTTCGTCGTCGTACTCGACAACCCGGACGAGCGGGGTGCGCCCGAGCTGGTCGAGCGGATCAAGTTCGCGGCGGATCGTGAGGCAGAGCGGGCTGAGGCGCCGTGGTTCGCGCTGCTGCGGTTGAGTGTCGGGCAGGCGAGCAGCACGGACGGTACGGCGGTTACCGAGCTGCTGAAGGAAGCGGATCGACGCATGTACGCCGAGAAGCGCCGACGCCGGCGCACTGCTCAATAGTCCGCTCAGTAGTCCAGGAAGCCTTCAATTACGAGGTTTCTGATCTGTGGGAGGTAGTCGGCGAGTACGTCGACCACTGGACGGTCCATGAGGTCGGCCAGCGCGGCGAGGATCTGTCCGGTGCTCAGGTCGCCGTCACACGCGCCGACGAAGCCGGCCAGGACGGTGTCGACCTGCTCAGCTCTCCGCATGCCACGCTGTCGTCTGAGCACGATCGTGGCCGGGTCCTCGGCTCCTGGCTGCCCGGTGGTCTCCTGGATCACGTCCTCGGCCACGTGCAGGTGCAGAGCGGTGAGGTCGGCCGGAAGGCCTTCCAGGCGTTCGAAGCGGTGCAGGACGTGCGGGCCGATCGGGCGCTCGATCTCGTACGGCCAGGCCTCGGCGGCGAGGGATCCTTCGACGTTGTGCAGGGTGATCCAGCCCATGCCGATCGCCTCGACGTTGTGCTCGTCGAGGTAGCGCATCCATTCGTCGTACCTGGTGGTGTACTGCGGTGAGCCGTGCAGGCCGGCGTCGCGGAGCCAGAGCTCGACGTACTCGGACGGGTCGAGTTGCTCGCGCTGGACTGCCCAGGCGGAGCGGTCGCCCGTCCAGGCGGCGATGCGGTCCTGCCAGTCCTCGCCGCGAACACAGGTCCAGTTGGCGAGCAGCTGGCACCAGCCGCCGTCGGTCAGGTGGTCCGGCGCTTGCCTTACCAGCTGCTCGACAACTGTGTCACCGGCGTACTCCGTCTCGCGGTAGGTCAGGTCACCGCCGGGCGGGGAGATCACGTACGGCGGATTGCTGACGATCAGGTCGAATCGCTCGCCGCGGACGGGTTCGTAGAGGCTGCCGTCGCGGAGATCAAGGTCGATGTGGTTGAGTGCGGCCGTTGCTTTGGCGAGCTGAAGGGCGCGCGGGTTCACGTCGGTCGCTGTCAGCTGGTTGACGCGGTCCGCGAGATGCAGCGACTGAATGCCGCACCCGGTGCCGATGTCGAGCGCCCGGTCAGCCTTGATCGGAACGGTCAGGTGGATGAGGCTGAGACTGGCCGGAGCAATCCCGAGCACGTAGTCGGACCGCATCGCCACCCGCCGCCCATCAAGCCCCGGCGTAAGATCCGCCACGACCCACCCGTCCTCCGCGAACGGCCGGATGTCGACCGCCGCCCGAACCTCGTCCCCATCACGCTTAACGATGCCCAGGGCAACCAGATCGATCCCCGGAAATGCCTTGTTTACAGCGTTTTCCGGCACATTCCGCTGGAGCAGGAACAACTGGATCATCGTGTCGAGCGCATCCCCCGACGCGGTACGACGGGCCGCCGCAGCGGTCTCGTTCCGCACCAACGCAGCGTTCGCCTGTACGCCGAGCCGCTCGGCGACCCCATCCGTGGTGTACCCCGCCCCGGCAAACGCCGTACGCAGCCCCTCCACCACATTCCCCGTCAGTTCCAGCATGACCGCATCCTCCCACCCCACGGCCGGGCGGCGGTGGGGTGGGAGGTCAGGGCGGTGTTAGGGGTTGCAGGTGAGTTTGGGTTCGGCCCAGTCTGCGTGGTCGCTGGTGTTGCCGTCGCCGCCGTCGGTGATCTGGAGGGTCAGGGTTTGGGCGCCGGTGACGTCGACTGTGGTGGTGGCGGTTGGTGACGTGCCGGTCAGTTGGTCTGACGTGTAGCGCGCGGTGCCGTCGGTCAGGACCTTGAAGGTGACCTTGCCGCGATCCTCCATCTCGTCGTCGATGCCCAGTTTGCTGGTGAAGCTCGTGCAGTTGCCGCCGAGACGGACGCTCACCGACGAGGGCGCGTGTGTGCCCAGCCCCTTTGCGTACTGGACGCCGTCGAGCGTGATCGGACCGCCGTCGCCGGCCGCGTCCTCGCCGTTGCTGTGGTCGCGCTCGACCGGACCCCAGCCGTTGGTGGAGTCAAGGAACTCCAGGTCGCTGACCCAGTTCTCCCCGGTAGGTGCCGGTGGCAACGGTTTGTCGGCGATCGTGGCCGCGAAGAAGCCCAGCCCGCCACCCGGCAGCTTGATCGCCTTCACGGTCTTCCCGGGATCCAGCGGTACGGCGGTGTAGAACACCCGGTAGTCCGTCGTCGTGTTGCTCAACCCGGCCGCCGTGTACCGGCCCTTGACCGACACGGCCAGCTTGGCGCCACCCGTCGTCGGATCCTGACAGCACCAGTTCGGCAACTGGAATGCGCTCTCGGACGTCGATCCGTCGGTGTAGATGACCGTCACCGTCCCGCGGGCGTTCAGACTCGCGCCGGCGCCTAGCAGTGCTAGATGCGATCCGGTCCCCGACACGAGGATCGGAGCCGACTGGTTCTTCACGAGGTTCGGCGTACCGGGCGCTCCGCTCGGCCAGGTGAAGTCGGCGCCCTGGACGTTCACGGTCGCACCAGGTGTGTACCCGGCCGCCGCCAGCGCCTCACCGTTGAAGCTGTTGCCCGATCCGTCGAAGTTCCCTTGCTTGTACGTCGACACGTCGCTCACTCCGACCACGTTCGCGGCCTGCGACACCGAGGCGTACGGCAACTGCGCCGTACCTGTGGAGGTATTCGTATAACTCTTGCCCTGAGCAACGTACGACGCCTTCAACGTCAACGTGAAGCTCGCGGGTTTCACGTCCGCGCCAGGAGTGACCTGCAGCTTGGTGGTCACGGTTCGACCGGGATCCACCGACGCGAAGGTGTTCGGGCCGCTGACGCTCCATCCGGCCGGCACCTGCACGTCGAGCCGCACGTTGCGCACCGTCGTCGCGGTGCCGTTGCGGAACGAAGCCGTCACCTCGGTCGCCTGGCCGGGAGCGTTCCACAGCGACGGCGTGGCGAGCTCAGGTGTCCCGAAGGTGTTCGTGACATCCGGTCCGCCTACTGCGGACGTTCCGGACAGGACAACCACAGCGCTCCGGGAGGTCGGGATCGATGCGGTCTGCACGCTGACGACGCCATTGGCATAGGTGAACGCAGCCGGGCGCCCGTCGATCGTGACGTTGCGCGGGGCGGAGCCGGTGTGAACGGTCAGCTCGTACGGGCGGGTTGCCGCCTTGCCGTCGTACGACCCGATGCTGGCGCCGATCTTCACGGTCACGTCGCCGCGGCCCTGCGTCGGCGCGCTGACCGCGAACGTCTGCGTCGCGGACTTCCCGGACCGGGTCACCCGATCGTCCTCGTACATCGAGAACGACGACTTCCCGGACGGGTAGATGTCGACGCTCACCCGGTCGCCGAAACCCTGTTCGGCGGCGGTGTTGATCCCGGCCTTCCACATCGGCACTACGGCGCCCGCCTTCACGAACAGCGGCAGCGTGTCGAGCGGGGCGTGGTACCCGTTCACGGTCGTCGGGCCCTGGTAGACGCGGCCCGTCCAGTAGTCGATCCACCGGCCCGCGGGCAGGTAGATCCCGCTCTTCACCTCGTCGGCGCCGTACATCGGCGCGACCAGGAACTCCTTACCGGCCAGGAACTCGTACTTCGTCGTGTCGTCCCACGTCTTCGGGTCGGTCGGGTACTCCAGCACCAGCGACCGGTTCAGCGGAGCGCCGGTCCGGTGGGCTTCGGCGGCGTACGTGTAGAAGTACGGCAGCAACCGCTCCCGCAGCTTCAGGTACTTCCGGTTGATCGAGGTGTACGGATCGCCGTACGCCCACGGCTGCTTGTACGCCGGGGTCGACCAGCCGGACATCGTCATGAACGCCGGGTTGAACACCTTCCACTGCATATCTCGCACGTACGACGTGGCGGAGCCACCGAAGATCCCGTCCACATCGCCTGCGCTGTAAGCGATTCCGGAGTTGCCGGACCCGGTGATCGCCGGGATCTGCCACTTGATGGCGTCGAGCGAACCGCTGTGGTCACCGGTCCACTGCACGGCACACCGCTGCGCGCCGGCCCAGCCCTCGACCATCCACGCGAACCCGCGGGCGTTGCTGTACTGCTCGATCCCGTCGTGCGCGGTGTCGCAGGCACTCAGTGCGTACCGGTACCCCGGACCGACCCACGCCACATCGAGCTTCCGGACGCGGACACCGGCCTCGCCGACCTCGGCCGGCTGCCGGTCCAGGTTCGACTGCGTCCACAGACCCATCTGGATGTTCCGTGCCCGCAGGTCGTCACCGGCCTGCTTCAGCGCCGGGATGTCCCGCTTGCCCCACCAGGTGCCGTCGACCTGCTCGGACTCGGTGTTGGCGGAGTACCCGCAGCCGTAGTCGTCGTTGACGAGCATCCAGCCGCCCGGCATGTCCTCGTCCTTGAATCGCTGCGCGACCTTGACCGCGTCGAGCGTCGTCACCTTGTCCGGGTTGACCTTCCAGTCGTTGCTGGGGTCCGGATCCGTCGCGTAGTGACCGCGGTTGTAGCAGTCCGAGTCGCCGTACTCGAGCCCGTAGATCGGCGGCATGAACGGCCGGCCTGTGAGCTCGGTGTAGCGGTCGAGCGAGGTCTTGAGGTCGCCGATGAAGTAGTACGCGTCGAACCGCTGCTCGTCGTGAGTAGTGACAACGGGACTAGTGAAGTTGTAACTACCCGGGCTGAAGGTGTTGCGGAGTACGCCGTACCCCGCGGTGCTCATGTAGTACGGCGAGGCGTTCGGGTTGCCGCCGTCCTCCCAGTTGAAGTCCCGCGAGATCTTGATCGTCTGGTCGCGGTGCGAGAAGCGGCCGTTCTGCATGCCGCCGCCGAAGTACTGCTCGTTCGCGCCGCGGCCGAGGGACTGCGTGGTGGACGTGTCGGTCCAGGACAGCGGCGCTGCCTCGGACCACACGAGTTGGCCGTTCGAGCGGTAGACCGAGAACTTCAGCGGCTTCTTCTGCGCGCGGACCTCGATCTTTCCGGTCGTGAGCGAGTAGTAGGTGCCGCGGTCACGCCAGGAGGTCCGCGGAGTGCCGTAGTCCGTCTTCGTGACGATGTTGGACGCGGGGGCGTCCGGATCGGTGGGCGGGGTGTTCGCCGGGTCGGTGAAGTTCCCGTCCGGCGCCATCCACAGCCGGAACACGTCGTCCTTGAGGAACACGACCCGGACCTTCGCGGCCCCGGCGCTGAGGGTGTACGCCGCTTTGTCGGCCGCGAACCCGGTGACGTCACCGAGCGTGGTGGCGGCGGCCTGCGCGGGAGCCGCGGTGTACACGAGTGCACCCGCTAATAGAGCTAAGGCGACTACTGAACGTTTCATGCGGACAAAGATGCTCACGACTGCCTCACTTCACGCATCAATGAACAAGATGCGCACATTGAAACGCACCGGCCGTGGATTGTCATCAGGTCAGCTTCATCAAGTTGAGACGGTGTCGCTATCACGGAGTGAAACTTCGCGATGACGATGAGTCGCATGGCGAACACATGTCCCACCAGCCTCAGCAGTCACAGACTCACCAGGCGCCACCTCCTGGCGGCCGGCCTGACCGCTGGTCTGGCGGCGTTCGCTACTCCCGGCCTCGCGCAGGCCTCGCCGTTCGACCCGGAGCGGACCGGGCGCATCGGGCCGTACGGCGACCCGGACTTCCATCCGGTCAAGTTCAAGCTGCCGGCGCCGACCGCACGCAAGGCGCTCGGGACGACCGCGCTCCACCTGATCGACCGGTCCCGGCCGGATCCGAGCATGCCGAGCGGGCAGCGGGAGCTGATGATCAGCCTCTGGTACCCGGCGGGCGTGGCCGGTGCGGCGCCGTTCGCGAAGTACATGCCGCCAAGGACTGCGGTCGAGGTGGACGGCACGTGGACGGGTGAGTACGGGCTCGCCCTGCCGAGCGGGTCGTTCGACTTCGCGAACACCGAGACGCATTCGCGCGTCGACGTACCGATGCAGCGGTTGCGGCATCCCGTCGTACTGTTCTCGCCCGGCTACCGGT
This Kribbella sp. NBC_00482 DNA region includes the following protein-coding sequences:
- a CDS encoding GGDEF domain-containing protein — encoded protein: MAADDALTVRIAAAMTAAQSGGHATAAAEIEAIRTELGGVPSYRLAAAEYVRGVTAHHASDADEALRAVDACIEIARAIDEPGWEANALPIRIINLARSGRGGDTVNDLVAAEAALNRTRDAGLTAWAHTGLGYAYDVLRLFELCIPHYELATQLDVDVFELAESPAINRLNLAETYLRWAHELERLGDPLYTREIEERLASAAYWAREAERVVVDDETQEFWKLSARLWIAAAATAQDPDQAVADLTEIRDEISKLGETERLAIAGAYLARALQAQGKSEEAKAAADRAADDLIPLADPSTHVLVLQTRSEVEAADGTTGAQAGLAYARSVARGWWKERQRALNAVRHALAAHDLPARHDAEWHAARQDPLTGVGNRRALDERLTAARDSGRAVTLLAIDVDDLKLVNDTFGHACGDELLQVVANLLVEQARATDAVIRSGGDEFFVVLDQPDAKGGAQLAERIRIAVEAIAATTQKPWLRRLGLSVGYAATAEGIAVEQLISQADRRLYREKRRKK
- a CDS encoding GGDEF domain-containing protein, with the translated sequence MVRETSGVTTRIAAAMTRAQSGSPAEAALELNALLLELGPEPTHERAAAEYVRAVAAHHATDSIEALDAVDSCIRVARAIDEPGWEANAIALRIVTLIRTGEGGDSVADLVAAENALSRTRDLGLASWAHTGLGYAYDLLRLYELCIPHFELAAEGDHDPLGLPEAPAINRLNLAESNLRWAHELERLGDTTYDEEITERRRAAHRWAGEAVEVILAADLLGYWPMAGRMWLAASNDGADAGEAAVILKDCRDQLAKLGDLELAAIAGAYLAKAYMARDRIGEAMDAADRAASDLPPTSDPPVEALIRHTAVQISAESGDTGASSGLQYARAISRGWWAERLRGLYAVRSALANHELSIRHDAEWRAAREDPLTGVGNRRALDERMSVAQASGRSIAVIAIDVDNLKVINDSYGHASGDEVLRRVGTLLTEQCRAEDVVARAGGDEFVVVLDNPDERGAPELVERIKFAADREAERAEAPWFALLRLSVGQASSTDGTAVTELLKEADRRMYAEKRRRRRTAQ
- a CDS encoding DUF7059 domain-containing protein, with product MLELTGNVVEGLRTAFAGAGYTTDGVAERLGVQANAALVRNETAAAARRTASGDALDTMIQLFLLQRNVPENAVNKAFPGIDLVALGIVKRDGDEVRAAVDIRPFAEDGWVVADLTPGLDGRRVAMRSDYVLGIAPASLSLIHLTVPIKADRALDIGTGCGIQSLHLADRVNQLTATDVNPRALQLAKATAALNHIDLDLRDGSLYEPVRGERFDLIVSNPPYVISPPGGDLTYRETEYAGDTVVEQLVRQAPDHLTDGGWCQLLANWTCVRGEDWQDRIAAWTGDRSAWAVQREQLDPSEYVELWLRDAGLHGSPQYTTRYDEWMRYLDEHNVEAIGMGWITLHNVEGSLAAEAWPYEIERPIGPHVLHRFERLEGLPADLTALHLHVAEDVIQETTGQPGAEDPATIVLRRQRGMRRAEQVDTVLAGFVGACDGDLSTGQILAALADLMDRPVVDVLADYLPQIRNLVIEGFLDY
- a CDS encoding NPCBM/NEW2 domain-containing protein → MYTAAPAQAAATTLGDVTGFAADKAAYTLSAGAAKVRVVFLKDDVFRLWMAPDGNFTDPANTPPTDPDAPASNIVTKTDYGTPRTSWRDRGTYYSLTTGKIEVRAQKKPLKFSVYRSNGQLVWSEAAPLSWTDTSTTQSLGRGANEQYFGGGMQNGRFSHRDQTIKISRDFNWEDGGNPNASPYYMSTAGYGVLRNTFSPGSYNFTSPVVTTHDEQRFDAYYFIGDLKTSLDRYTELTGRPFMPPIYGLEYGDSDCYNRGHYATDPDPSNDWKVNPDKVTTLDAVKVAQRFKDEDMPGGWMLVNDDYGCGYSANTESEQVDGTWWGKRDIPALKQAGDDLRARNIQMGLWTQSNLDRQPAEVGEAGVRVRKLDVAWVGPGYRYALSACDTAHDGIEQYSNARGFAWMVEGWAGAQRCAVQWTGDHSGSLDAIKWQIPAITGSGNSGIAYSAGDVDGIFGGSATSYVRDMQWKVFNPAFMTMSGWSTPAYKQPWAYGDPYTSINRKYLKLRERLLPYFYTYAAEAHRTGAPLNRSLVLEYPTDPKTWDDTTKYEFLAGKEFLVAPMYGADEVKSGIYLPAGRWIDYWTGRVYQGPTTVNGYHAPLDTLPLFVKAGAVVPMWKAGINTAAEQGFGDRVSVDIYPSGKSSFSMYEDDRVTRSGKSATQTFAVSAPTQGRGDVTVKIGASIGSYDGKAATRPYELTVHTGSAPRNVTIDGRPAAFTYANGVVSVQTASIPTSRSAVVVLSGTSAVGGPDVTNTFGTPELATPSLWNAPGQATEVTASFRNGTATTVRNVRLDVQVPAGWSVSGPNTFASVDPGRTVTTKLQVTPGADVKPASFTLTLKASYVAQGKSYTNTSTGTAQLPYASVSQAANVVGVSDVSTYKQGNFDGSGNSFNGEALAAAGYTPGATVNVQGADFTWPSGAPGTPNLVKNQSAPILVSGTGSHLALLGAGASLNARGTVTVIYTDGSTSESAFQLPNWCCQDPTTGGAKLAVSVKGRYTAAGLSNTTTDYRVFYTAVPLDPGKTVKAIKLPGGGLGFFAATIADKPLPPAPTGENWVSDLEFLDSTNGWGPVERDHSNGEDAAGDGGPITLDGVQYAKGLGTHAPSSVSVRLGGNCTSFTSKLGIDDEMEDRGKVTFKVLTDGTARYTSDQLTGTSPTATTTVDVTGAQTLTLQITDGGDGNTSDHADWAEPKLTCNP